Genomic window (Alligator mississippiensis isolate rAllMis1 chromosome 7, rAllMis1, whole genome shotgun sequence):
ATATTATAATATTGATTATACATTGGAATAAAAAAGGTAATCTAATGATGCTGTAGCACAAAGAGCTATTCAGAATATTACTTTATGGAACAGGTTTAATTAAAGCATTTTCACCCACGAGTGGTCAAATTAGATCTCTCTCTATAGCTCTCCATCTGTTTACATACCTATCCAGTGACCCATCCTGAATCTGATACTATATTatttgaagaaaagaagaaaaaaatggttctttACCTTACAAAAGTGAAAAAATCTGGATTCTTTGATGTGATGCCTTCCCTCTTCCTTCTGGAGACCAAAGAATTGCTTCTGTAGTCAATCTGCTCTCCTGATGCATTTCTGATGCATCGTTTCTCCCAGAAGAGACATGTatatattttcacaaaaaattaTATTGTTCTTCAGCCCTGCTTTTGTCCATTTGTATGTTAGAGGCTTTACACTATGTCAGGCTTCCCCTAGAATCATTATTTATCCTGTCTTTGACAAAGTAATAATACTGGAAACATTTCCACAGGTGGGCATGTCAAATAATTTTTGTACAGGCTAAGCCATAGTATAAATAGTACTAACTACATAGCCTCAAAAAAACCAACTCCCtcccaaacaaacaaatataaaaaaacccaaaagagagAGTGAGGGTTGGCAGCTTGAAATATCAGGATGAAATGGatagcaaataaaaagaaaaaaacccacaacaaatctCTAGTCTCATTAGGACCAACATAGTGTCACTGATTATGGAGTAATTATCACCTCCACAACTTATGAGGTTCGCAGACCCAGTCAAACATCCCTTAAGGGCAGAAATCTCCCATGGGCTCTTTTTACAATTTCAGGCTTGCTCTAGAAGGACACTGGGTGAACTAACAAAGGCAAAGGATTAATACATTTTAACATGCAAACATGCTTCATTTAGTTAAATCTGAGACTAATTCACTGCGTTGGAAAGAACATGACAAATAATCAAGGAATAAAGTTGGGTATGGACCACTGTTACACGTGAATCACTTTAGATCCTCCTTTAAAATGAAGTGCTTTTGTACCATACAGTCCCATACCAATCGAAGCACGTTGTATTGTGCTGGAGAGAATGCTACTGAGATGCTCCACAGATAGGGGTCCAGAAAGTAGGTTTCCAAGCTTGCTTTGTGGTCTCTTTACCTTCCTCCAAAGGGTTGCAGGAACAGCTGAGTGGCAACATCAGAGCATGGTGAATCTTTGATCCTACCAGGCCCCTGTTCAGTGGTTCCTCTTGTGGAACGGCATGAATAGGGGTTTAAATTTAGGAGTGGCAACTGGTTGGAGATGATTTTGCTCAAGGCCTGGGGTGATGGCTGTTGGTCGGAGAACTTCAACTTTAGTAGGGTTACTTCCATGGAGATCTGTTTTGAGACCCATCACATTAGAACCATGCCCTTAATATAAGGGTGCTGATGACACCCTGATAGATTTTAATCTGTTCCCAAAATGTGGGGAAGTCCATGACCAGATCAGCCATTCAGGAGATGAATCATTACATTCAGAAGGTGCTGGCACTGCATTTCCTCCAGGGGATCAGACCTGGATTTGCCCAGATGAGCTTCCCATTTTGAAGTGGAGCCATCAATGGCACCCACCCTACAATCCTGTGTCCAGAGAACTGTAACTCAGACTACCTCAGCTTCAAGTGTTAATTATTAATCCTGTTGCAAGACATTATGGACCCCTGGAGATAATTCACCTAGGCCAGCCATACCGTGTACAGGCAGGGTTCATTACACTATAGTCTTTGGGTACACAATGTTGATGCTTTGTCAATGGGAGGAGTGCTTGCTCATGCTAGTGCCAAAACAGTACTGGAAGGAGTGAATATATTTCTCAACCTGCAATGTCCATTTCTTGGGTACCCAAGATAtgtgctcctcccctggctcatgaggCTGTATGGCAGACACCTGGAGTAATTCTCGTATAATATGAGCAGCTGGTCTGTGAGCAAAAATTGCACATCATGCTACTTGGTATTGTTTTGGGCAGGGTGTGGTGTGCTCAGGTCGCAGGTGCCCACAAAATAAGCAAGAGGGAAACATTGGGGATGGGTTTATGGCAGACAGGGCAGGTTTTGGTCTGCTTGGTTGTATTGAAGTCAGCAGATCCTCATGAACTCCATCCCTGGATGCTgaaaggctgggcaggggggattTTAGAGTCCTTGGCAATCATATATCCAAAGTCGTGGGAGGCAGACAAGCCTTTCTAGAAAAAGGCTGACATAGTGCCCTCCTTAGAAAAGGCAACAAGCCAGGCAATGACTGCAAGGGCTCCCTCCATACACATGCTGTAGCTGGTATGGATAGCACAAGAGTTATTCATGATGCAGGGCAGACAGTTAAGGAACAGCCTGAACTTATTGCCCTGTGCATGTCATTTCTAGCATCCCTAATAGAGTGATCCTGAGGTCTGCAGAtccctacctgctgcctcctACATTTCATGCAATGTCCTCCTCCACAGCCTTGTGTCTCAGACTGTCACTGCTGTAGATGTGGGGTGATGCAGATGATGTGTGGGACTCAGGGTCTGAAGCAGAGTGGAGTACGAGCGATATTCATTTCCCAGGTCCAAATAGACACCAaggacacatccagatgagtgtggctgtgcGGTATGTAGCagtgcaaacatgtctgcagtgccacataccacacagtcaggCATTCTCCATGCTGTAAGGGCCTACTGCCTGTGTGCACACTGCTTTGGgtttttgcattttttccccccacaggaaAGCAAAGAAAACCAGAGCAGTGCACACTCGGGTagcatgtgctgctgaaaagtggagatgGGGCACCCCGAGTCATGCTGCAGCCGCTgtccaggctgcacccagcagcatttctgtggctgcagccccaggaagcccccaggacccctggtAAGGTTGCTAGGGCcggcacagtgctggccccagcctcccctaccagcCCTGGGGTATCTTGCGGggcaccaaagtgcatgtggcaCTTGTCCCCgggaaaccaaatgtccacactcatctggacatgccccaagAGTTGAAAGAGATGTCAGTTCTTCTTTGTATCCCAGACctgaagcagtggggaggggggaccagGATCAAACCTGAACCAGGGAGGTGGCATCACATCTaaacggggcgggggggagtggaGTCACACCTGAACCAGGTGagttgggggggagtggggttggacctgaacTGGGGGCAGGAAAGGAAGATGGGGGCAGACTCaaagcagcaggggatggggtcggATCTGAATTGGGGAGGCGGGAgagtggggagtggggtcagacccaaagcggTGGGTTGGGGGAGGTAGGCAGGGCCGGGCGTGGGcaattcttgacgggcaatttgctagtctaTTTATAAGACTGGTATGTTAATCATGGAACAGCAGTTACATCCGTTACAAATTCCTGTTTGCCACTGTTTATACCCAAAGTCTCTGTTGTGGTAAATCTGTCAGTCATTCACCACCGACTAGCATATAGGGACACAGGTACATCTGTGAAGTAAGTGAAACACATATTTATAATCAAACTATTTGGCAGTGAAATCGAGATGGAGTAATGTTCTTGTAAAACTCTGTTCAAGTCCATTCGGGACATTCTTCTGGACAAATTAAACTGTTTGAGACTCAGGGTACAAGCATGTGAACAATAAGTAAGAGAGATTAGGCTTTTGTCAAATCAGCTACACCGGGATACCTGTCCATGCACGGGCTGACTGGGAACGTCTACATaagaggtttactgtgcagtagattaaatAAGCCACACATTAAATATTttagcgtctacacatgtgcctcttTTAGGTTGGagaaactaatttactccacagcaggatagtactcaGAAATATAAGTGCATACACTTCCCTGTTGCAGAGTAAAAATCTCTGTAGCAACTCATATGGAGATGCTGCggcagctggctgggacatggggtacatctacatgtgcacttagatgttttttctactgTGCACTAAATTGAGTACCTCTAATGGCAGGTacaaattaatgtgcattaggctgccttaatgcactgtaatgaaTGTGCGTGGTTATTAAGTGACAAttcacagtagcctattttactacacATTGGCATAGTGCCATTGTTTTTTAAGTGACtttttaatgcatagtaaaattggctactgtgcattaaactgcacatgtagactcacccaagggTCCTACCATGTGTGGGgggcctgccagctagccctggaCTGAAGCACCCTCAAGTCCCCGGTTGCAGAGAATGGATGTGTACTGGCTTAAAGCACAGACAGTTCATACAACAAAAATTCATGAACTTATCTGGAACAATTTCGACATTCACACTGGGGTGTCAGGGTCATCCCTTCATTAGAAAAGGGTGTGAAATGTATAGAATATCCCTAAACTTTCTCTTTCTTCTAGGATAGCCCCAAGCCCCTAGGCCAGGACCCATTCATTTTCCAGAGCTCTGATTcctgttatttccattttgcttcaaCCTCCTCATAGTGTTTAAGAAAGTTTGCATTCCTTTACAATTCATAAACACAGAGACAACTTTCCGTACAGCCTCCCttacttccttgtttctcaggctgtaaatgagagggttgaccaatggagtcagcacagtgtaggaaagagagaatattttgttCAGGGCTCTAAGGGTATTGATTTTTGGGAGCATATACACAATAGTTAGGGTCCCATAGAAAATGGTCACCACAGTAATATGAGAGGAacaggtggaaaaggcctttTCTCTCCCAATAGAGGAAGGGATTCTCACTATGGTGGTGATAATGCAGACGTAGGACATGAGAGTCAAAAGGAATGGGGGCAAAACAAATATACAGCTAAGACTGTAGTCTACAAGTTCAATCTCATAGGTGTCACTGCAGGAGAGCTTAATCACTGCATAaaagtcacaaaagaaatggtcaatTTGATTGGGTCCACAGAAGGTTAATCGTATCAAGAAGAGATACATAATGGAGGCAACTATAAATCCACTCATCCATGAGCCAGCAGCAAGGTTGAAACACAGTCTCTCACTCATTAGGGCTGCATAATGCAATGGTTTACATATGGCTAAGTACCGATCATAAGACATCACGGATAAGAGACAACACTCTGTAACTATCAagaaaacatagaaaaaaaattggatgaaGCAGCCAGAGAACGAGATGGTTCTGTCTCCAGTGAGGaagctggccagcatcctgggcaggagggtgcaggtgtagcaggtctccaagcaggacaagttccccaggaagaagtacatgggggtgtgcagatgCTGAACGGTTATAATGAGCACAATGATGAGGACATTCCCAGCCATGGTTGCAAGGTAGATTAtgagaaacagcaggaagagaagtATTTGCAACTCTGGAAGAGTTTCAAAGCCCAGGAGGATAAATTCAGTGATGGAAGTTTGATTTCTGTCTTCTGCGTCTGCCATGGCATCAGAGAGATTTCATACAGCtctgcaaaataaaatgaaaaaaaacagaaaactctGAATGCCAAGGAATCAGTCCACCTCCTGAGTTTTCAAGAGTCTAATCTTGCCTGAAAATGATCTATCCAGGTAGGATTTGCCAGGTTCCACCTAGGACCTGAATAGTCCAGGATACTCATTTGTAGATTGTCTTCAATGAAGCCATTGTCCCACCTACGGCATTATGCGAAAACTAAGGCAAAATTCTTTTTGATAGACATAGAAGAGCTGTTCTACGGGCTGTCCAAACACTTTACCATGTAACCTTCGTCCTCACCTCCTAGACCTATAGGGCAGAACTATGGTTCTTCTAACCAGGGCAACTTCTGTGCATAAATTAGGAAGGCTATGTTTTAATTAACACAACTGACGACATGAATTCCATTCATAGCTATCCTTGTGTATGAACTATTGTTGTGCTGGAGAAGCAATTTGTCCTCTAAAAGCTGGTTCTAAGAAAGGTACTCAAAGGTTAATAGGGTTTTCATTTTGTAGTTCAGAAACTCCAGATAACAATTCTGATTAATCCTTACATTATAAAATGAAAGTGTGTCCATTCCTATGAGAACTAATCCTATGACCAGAGGCCTTTTAGTGTCCTGCAATCTTTTTGACTCAAGAATTGGTGCACCATGGAGAGACgtttctttgggtcaatctgatatgttttattagaccaactcaaatagctagaaaaattcttcattgcaagtttttgggtataaatacccaaTGGATTTTGTTGTATGAAGTCTCTgtgctttgtcaggctgaggaactATACATAGAAAGCCGTGCCTGCTTTGCCAGCATCTTTTTGGGAAGTGAAGTAATATGTAAAATGTCCAAATTTCtatgatatattttaatattgatAACATTTGGGTTTAATAAAAGCTAATGTAATGTTTCTGTAGCACAAAGAGCTATTCAGCCTATTCTTTTTATGGAACAGGCTTGATTATAGCATTTTCAGTCATGAATGCTCAAATTAGCTGTATTTTTCTGTCTAGCCATATGTTCACTTCATATCCAGTAAGCCATCCAAATCTGATATTATATtaattttgaagaaaatataatataaaataatataataatataaaaatgttgAAGAAATTCAGAGAAAATTGTTTCTTTACCTCAAAATGGTGAAGAAAAGCTCGATTCTCTGATACGATTCCTCTCTTCTTTCTGGAGACCAAAGAATTGCTTCTATAGTCAATGTGCTATGCTGATGCATTTCAGATGCAACATTTCTCCCAGCTGAGAGACCTACGCATTCGGAGAAAGATGCTGCGGTTCTTCACCCAAGCTTTTGTCTTTTTGTATGTGAGAGGTTTTACACCACATCAGGCTCCTCTCCCTGGAATCATTATTTATCCAGTCCTTGACAAAGTGATAAGACTCCAGACATTTCTATGGATGGCCATGTCAAATAATTATTGTAGAGGCAAAGCCAAGATAGAAATAGAAACAAGTGCCCAACCTTGGGGAGGGAACCCCCCCAGAGATAGGGACAGATGAAAAACAACCTCTACTTGCATTAGGACCAGCATTGTGTCACTGACTATGAAGTAATTATTACCTCCACGATTTATGAGGTTTCCAGACCCAGTCAAACATCCCTTAAGGGCAGAAATCTCCCATGGGGTATTTTTACAATTTCAGGCTTGCTTTAGAAGGACAGTGGGTGAACTAACAAAGGCAAAGGATTAATACATTTTAACATGCAAACATGCTTCATTTAGTTGAATCTGAGACTAATTCACTGCGTTGGAATGAACTTCACAAATAATCAAGGAATAATGTTGGGTATGGACAAGTGTTGGGAATGGACAACTGCTACACGTGAATCACTTGAGATCCTCCTTTAAAATGAAGTGCTTTTGTACCATACAGTCCTGTCCTGACTGAAGTGCTTTGCCTTGTTCCAAAGGAAAGCTTCACAGATAGGGGTCCAAGAAGTAAATTTCCAAGCTTTCTTCAAGGCCTCTTGACCGCTATCCTCCAGAGGCTTTTAGGAACAGCTGAGTGGCAACATCAGAGCCTTTTGAATATGTGACCCCACTAGGCCTCTGCATAGTGGTCCCTGTCCTAGAATGGCATGAATAGGGATTTAAGTTTAGGCATGGCAACTGGTGGGAGCGGACATAGCTGGAGATTTGGGGTGATGGGTGGTGGTAGAAGTTTAACTTCAGTAGGGTAACCTGTATGGAGATCTGTAGTGAGCTAGACCCATCACTTTAGATCCATGTCCCCCCAGTACAAGGATGCTGATGACACCCCAATAGATTATTTTCATCTGTCACCAAAGGGTGGGGCAGGCCATGACCAGCTCAGCCACTCAGGTGGTAAGTTATGTCATTCCAAAGGTGCTGGCACTGCATTTCCCTAGGAGATCATACTTGGGATTCTTCAAATGTATTTTCTGGCATAAATTGAAGCCATCAATAGCACTCGCCCTCCCATCCTGCACCCAGAGAACTGTAGCTCAGAGTACATCAGCTTCAAGCATTAATTCTCCATTCTGTTGCAGGCCATTATGGACGCCTGGAAACGATTCACTCAAACAACCATACAGTGTTTAGGAATGGTTCATAACACTATGGTCTTTGAGTACACCAGGTTGATCAGGGtgggaaaatatggcccatgggtcaggTGCAGCCCACCCGGTGACTGGATCTgggctgtggctgcccctgcagcactctacatggggccatgccctgcccaTTTGTACCAGGGAagcctgtgctgtgctcccactggtgctTGCTGGCCTGGGCCCCGGCCAGTGTGCAATTTCTgccagggctgttcctggtgcagctgcagctgggtgctggtcTGCACCCCTCTTCTCCAGCAGTAGCTCTTGCCACACTGCACACCACTGTACCCTGCTTGGTGAGAAGTTTCAGCTGACTGGCACCTACTGCAATGTGCGAGGCTGTGGAGTTAGCTCCCAAGTGCTGGCTGTGGAGCCGGAGCCCCGTACGCCGGCTGGGAGTGGTGGGGCACGGTGTggcaggagcaagaggaggagctgctgctggagacaagaagtgcagagcagcagcagtggccctgccctggtggcagctgcactaGGCACAGTTCATTCGAAGctgttcctgctcctgcccctgctgtgccacatgaCACCGTTCCTCATGGGCAGGCtagcagcttcagccaggtggctcctgtcccagcacctgggctccagcttcagctcctgggcTCCTTCCTGGGAGCTGGAGTCAGATCATTGCAGACCCTCAGGGCAGGTTTTGATCTGCTTGGGTGTATTCAAGTTAGCAAGTGCTGATGTACTCCATCCCTGGATGCTGAACAGCTGGGAAGGAGAGATTTCAGAGTCCTTGGCAATCATATCTCCAAGCTGTGGGAGACAGAATCTGGCAGGACAATAGGGGGTGATGCTACACTGAGACACCTGCCTCACTGAGCCCGACCAAAACTCCACTTCCCCTGGGGCACCTACATGTGGCTAACCCCCTCCCTGGAGCATACTCACAAGCTGGGGGTAATCGCAGCtaccacccaggctctggtctcTGTTAGGTCTCTGTACAGCCTGGGTTGCACAGACCCTGCACACCTTGGGCGTGCTTAGCCCCACCGTGGTATTTGGAGGTTCTTCATTTAGCTTGAAGCATTCAAAAGTAGCCTCCTGTACCAGAGGAAAGTAAAGAGCCAAGCCCATGTTGGCTAGCCGAGCAAAGGGAGTTATAAAGGCTGTCTGACCACTCTcctcatgggcaactggtacctcctaatactgggggtgggggggcaccagcagctaaTTGCCAGCCAGGGGTAGAGGGGgcgtcccccagcagccaataaCCAAAAGGCTGGCGGCAAGACCAGAAGTGCCGGTGGCAAACCTAGAATTGCCGCCGGTGCTTCTCTCAAGGAggcacacctgcatgcaccccctatgcattgccaatgcctcTCCCCTCAGGAATCCACGGCCAGCACGCTGCACGCAGGTAGCCTTTTattgttcagagagagagagagagaatggggtaAGAGGAAAACCAAGGGGTTTCAGAGAAAACACCTTGAGCAATATAGACTACATTGAGTCTCGTTCAATATTGAATTACATTACTCTTTTAAAGCATGGCAAAAGTTCACTTAACCCTAATATGCAGGCTAAGTTTCCATATCTACTTacagtatacaggcagtcctcagacttacgacaaaATTAATTCCTGAAAACCGTGTGTTAAGTCAAAactttgtaactcagaaccaattttctcatgagaaacaatgttataaatggggggatcgattcctgaaccaaggcccgataccctattttcactgaaaataccccagaattttgtacttaatcaattatagacaagtaatatagctacatcaatgtatttatattgtaaatagcaatcatattgatttggaaggacttctttgaggtgagttTGCTGGACTTTTGAAAGTCTCTTGGTTGGACGTTtggaagggttcttggctggagtcttctcaggactCTTGGTTTCAGGTTtttcaggagtcttgtctgctttcttcaagaaagtgtccaaggaagtttggacagatgttctcctgggagatgagcgatgcagcgaaCTCGTTTGCTGTTGTGACATTGCATCAGATcgagtgttgtaaagttgaaccTGAGGTCATAAAGTTGAAgcaggtgtcaatttataaatgttgtaagtgcaaactGTTGTAACCCAAAACatcgtaagttgaggactgcctgtactcatcTGGAGCGTCCCTCCAGAGGTCGAAGCTTGTCTGTGTCCACACAATGactcccctgcttccccaaaaCTGCCTGCTCCTGGACAATGGAAAAAGTGAGCTCCGCCACCCTCTGGAATTTCTCCAGCTCGGTCCCATCGGTGATGTTGTTAAAACCAAATAGCACTCAGGTAAAAAAGTCATAGAGTTGGGTTAAAATCTAAGTATAAATTTATTAGTAAAGGTTATAAGCAGCAAGCAAATATCACAGAGGAGATTCACCGTGCCTGCCTAAGTTATCTTCCCAATTTAAAATTGATAGGGATTTTCAATATTACCAGTTTCCCTAGGATTATCGGAACACAATATTAGATCATTCAGGTTCTTAAATTCCCCCTTTAGTTCAGCAGTATCAATCCCATATTCAGGCAGGGAAGAAAATATTCATTCACTCCAAAAAAACTCTAATACTAGCATGTAAATCATGGAACGGCAGTTACATCAGGTGCACATTCCTGCTAGTCATAGTTTATACCCAGAGCCTCCGTTCTAGTAATTGTGACACTCATTCATCAGGGCATAATGAGAATTGTCACGGTTTCAGCGGTGAATTACACAAAACATATTTACAcatgtcagagagagagagacggagtAAGCTTCTTGTAAGCTCTGTTCAAGTGTCTGCACATTTTTATAGACAAACTAAACTGTGTGGGGGTTAGGATACAAGTGTGCAAACAAGGTGTGAAAGAGGTTAGGTTTTTAACACATCAGTCACTGCCTGGTAACTGCCAATGCACACGCCCACAGTCTACAACCTAAAGGAAGAGTTGGATTCGGGCCTAAGGGCAGGGAGCCTTAGGTTGAGGAAAATGGTGGTTGTATCAAAGCTTGAAGCAAAACATGCTCATACAATAAAATTTATTCATTATTCTTGTTTAGAAAAAATTTGAAATTATAACACTACGATGTCAAGTCAACTCATTTTAGAACAGggtctgaaatatatatatatttcccattTTTTTAGGATTCTCCaaaagagcagggccaggagccatTCAATTTCCTCAGCTCTGATTcctattatttccattttccttgaACCCGCTGATGGAGCTTAGAAATGGTTCTATTCTTTTCCAGTTCATAAACACAGAGACAACTTTCTTTACAGCCGCCTTTACTTCCTTGTTTCGAAGGCTGTAAATGAGTGGGTTGGCCAATGGAGTCAGCACAGTGTAGGAAAGAGATAATATTTTGTTCAGGGCTCTAAGGGACTTGGTTTGTGGACACATATACACAGTGGCTAGAGTCCCGTAGAAAATGGTCACTACAATAATATGTGAGGAacaggtggaaaaggcctttTGTCTCCCGGTAGTAGAAGGGATTCTCAGTATGGTGGTGATCATGAAGACATAGGACATGAGAGTCAAAAGGAACGGGGGAAAGAGGAACACACAGCCCAAACTGAAAACAACAAATTCAATCTCATAGGTGTCACTGCAGGAGAGTTTAATCAGTGCAGCAtattcacaaaagaaatggtcaacTTGATTGGGTCCACAGAATGTTAATCGTAAAAGGAAGAGATATACAATGGAGACAACTATAAATCCAGTGATCCATGAAACAGCTGCAAGGTTCAAACAAAATGTGTCACTCATAAGGGCTGCATAATGCAGAGGTTTGGATATGGCTAAGTACCGATCATAAGACATCACGGATAAGAGACAAAACTCTGTAGCTAACAccatacaagagaaaaaaaattggatgaaGCAGCCAGGGAATGAAATAGTTCTGTCTCCAGTGAGGaagctggccagcatcctgggcaggagggtgcaggtgtAGCAGGTGTCCAAGCAGGACAAAttccccaggaagaagtacatgggggtgtgcagtTGCCGAACAGCTATGATGAGCACAATGATGAGGATGTTCGCAGCCACAGTTGCAATGTAGAGTATGGCAAACAGGAGGAAGAGAAATATTTGCAACTCTGGAAGAATTTCGAATCCCAGGAGGATAAATTCAGTGACAGACGTTTGATTTCCTCcttctgcatctgccatggcagcagggaaatTCCATTCAGCTCTGCAAAATTATATGAAGAATATAGActcttttgaaaatgtcattGAATCAGTCCATCTCCGGAGTTTTCAGGATACAAATCTTGACTGAACAGGACTGATCCAGGGAGGTGTTTCAATCCTCCACTCTGGAGGTGAATAGTGCTGCATATTCACCTTCGCATAAGCCATTGCTCCACCTATACCATTatgagaaaaaaaagggaaatagtATCTTTGATAGACACACCAGAAATGTTTTATAGATTGTCCAAACACTGCCTCATGTAGCCTTTATGCTCACCACCTAACAGCATAAGGCAAAACATAGATTCTTGTAATCCAGAAATCCTCAATTTAAAAACTCTGTTATACAagagattttggaaaaaaagaaaatgggaaaataatttaggcctgtgtgaagtggctagttctcatttcagattc
Coding sequences:
- the LOC132251482 gene encoding olfactory receptor 10A7-like; the protein is MADAEDRNQTSITEFILLGFETLPELQILLFLLFLIIYLATMAGNVLIIVLIITVQHLHTPMYFFLGNLSCLETCYTCTLLPRMLASFLTGDRTISFSGCFIQFFFYVFLIVTECCLLSVMSYDRYLAICKPLHYAALMSERLCFNLAAGSWMSGFIVASIMYLFLIRLTFCGPNQIDHFFCDFYAVIKLSCSDTYEIELVDYSLSCIFVLPPFLLTLMSYVCIITTIVRIPSSIGREKAFSTCSSHITVVTIFYGTLTIVYMLPKINTLRALNKIFSLSYTVLTPLVNPLIYSLRNKEVREAVRKVVSVFMNCKGMQTFLNTMRRLKQNGNNRNQSSGK